TTCCTCCCATGTACCAGGAACTGGACAATTCCGAACCGCCTCAATACCTTTCTTACCAGGACCTGCTCCACTAGCAGAAATTGAGAAACCAAGCTATTCTATTGTATCCATAAAGAAATGACACTTGGTCGGTTTTAATGTCAAACCGACAGACTTCATTCGGCAACACCTCACGTAACACTGACACATGTTCATCGGCCGTGGACGAATGGACACACACGTCGTCCAGATACACCAAAACATGATCTCTCGACAACCCACTCAGGACAAGATGCATAGTACGTTGGAATGCTAAAGGAGCAGTTTTTAAACCAAAACACATACGTGAGAATTGCCAGACACCAGACGAAGTCTCAAATGCAGTCAAGGGCCTTGACATTTCATCCAAAACAATCTGGTTATAAGCAGAGTTCATATCAagaacactgaaatatttttaatgtttaaatCTCATCAGTGCCTCATTAGGAGTCATTAaaggaaaacgttcgtcaagcAATGGTCATTCAAATTTCTCAGGTCCAAACAAAATCTTAAGCTCTTATCAGCCTTCTTAACCAACACAATTGGTGAAATGATAGTTGATGTACTAGGTTCCACTATACCTTGATCAACCATTGATTTAGTTTGCTCATCAACGATCTTATCTATATGAGGATCAAACCGCTTGCGACGCTGTGTAACCTTACTCAAATCTGCATTAGGTTTAAGTGTAAGCTTGAATGCATGGCCATTCACCTTGCCTAAACCTGTAAACAATGTATCTTTGTATTCTCTGAGCAGTGCTATTAACTTTTCCCGATGTAAATCATCCACGGGCCCTATGTTAAACTTAGGATCGCTTAACCCGCTCTGTTTCGAAGTTGAGGGAGTATTTGAACACACAGAATCCTTATACTCTTGAGCCTCACCAAGAGTCTGACATCTGCACAGCTTCTTACTCACTGGTTCTGGATTCATTACTAACGCACACAGATTCCTCGAGCTAACAACGGACCTGGCTACAAACAACCCTGTCTTAGTTTCAAAATTCTCATTACGTTCAATCATCATCTGTTCACCATCACCCAGGTTCCGACTTAGACACCCGCAACACTTTCTGACACCTTGGTGGTATAACAACAGATTCAGTCAAATGTACACTGGCAACCCTGTCACCAGACTCGATTAAGTTACTGTCAAATTTTGATAGGAAATCACAGCCAAGCAGAACATTCTCGGTACTGTTATCTCGTAGATACTACCGTCAATACGGACACACGTATCAACTGTACCAATAGCATCTAATGTCTCGCCAGATAAGCTCCTAAGCTTCGACTTCGTTTCCTGTATGGACACACCACTAGGAAAAGCTTTCTCCAACGAGCCAACACTAATGCATGACACACACGCACCCGAATTAATGACTGCTTGCGTACTTAGCCTACCAATTTCAACAAGTTTGGATGGTGAAGCAGATGGTTGCACTACATTCACTCTCTTACTACAGAATCGTGCAATTTGACCTCGCATACCACACTGGTAACACTTCCTCTCATCGTGCGTACGTCTCCCGGAACCCGATGCACAACGTGACCCAAAGGACTGACATAACACCAGAATGTGTGCCCACCTGACTAGAGGCTAAGAGTAATCTAGTGCGACAATCTTTCTCCTTATGACCACGTTTTTTGCAAAATGAACATAATACTGCAGCATTATCAAAGTGTTTCTGGGACTCAGTATCTTGTAAACGACGAGTCATATCTACCAGACTGTCAAAGTTGGGCAGTTTAGCTTGCTGACAAACAATGACCTGTAAATGATCCTTAACAAATTTGGAATACAGACCATCATAGAAACGCTGAGCACATAGTTCTTCCTTATTTGACTTTGCAAATGAAGGATAAGCCTCGTCTACTTTCAAAGCCAAACGATGCGCAAATTCATCAATGGTTTCAGAAACCTTTTGTGACAAAGTATGGAAATCAGTTGCTgcattttgtttatgttcaacAGTCCTGTCAATTTCTTTTATCAAATACTTCTTGAAAGTTTCAAAATCAGATTTTAAttcaggggggggggggggggggggggggcagagACCAAACACTCTAGCACAATGACCCGGTGGTAAAACAAGTGCAAGTCCATGAAGTTTTCGTCTTGAACTCCAACCAAACCCCCAGTCTTTTAGTTCGTACATGCTGTCAATATACgcagaaaatgtcatttgcttagGGTCATAAACTGGCATTTTAAGTACAAGACTGGTCAGTATTCTGGGAGCCAGCAGCATTCTCTCCCTCAGGGACGGACATGTTAGCCCCACTCCGTGTTGAACACTCAACAAACATTGCGACGACAATAATGAACAAAGTCAATGTTTCACTCAGACGTCGGGTTTTCATATCTTGCAACTTCAATTTCCTTTATCGCTGCCACCAAATGTAAGGGATAACAATCAAGGCGCCGGCCggcacacaaaacatttattcacgaCGACTGGACAAGACAGAAGACAAGACGAGACtgatgcacacatgtagcacggACGACCCGCTTACAGTACTCTCCTCTGATTGGCTCACCGTGTCACGTGTGATGCACGGGTATCACACTAATTAAAGGGACCGTCCGTCTCATGTTTACATCTCACAATATACGTTTGAACTACATATCCAATATTTGAATCTTGTTGAAGTTGTAAACTTATAGTATGTTATTAAAATGCACTTACCGCTGATAACAGTAGTAAGAGAGTTCTTATTACTGGTACCATAGGCTTCTAGTTCACAGAACTGCACTGCGTCATCTGTTTTCACGCTGTTCTTCTGGAGCCTCAGGTAACGTCCCCCCACCCCTGGAGCACACGTGAGAGTTACCCTTGCCCCAGAGGCCACTGTGCCTGGGTATACGGCACATACTTTAGCAACAGCGTTCGAGTGAACCGTGGGGTCTTCACTATAAAGCTCGATTGTGAAGTTGTGAAGACGCCATGCTGAAAATGGTATATGGTACATGGTACAAAAACTCACCAGAGTAACATATCACCAAATAACAGTAAATTTGAGATTCTGAAATTTAGCCTCTGCTTTTTTACTCTGTGGTAGAGGGTTCCTTGCTTTGTCAAAGGTTGTGGAGGCTAAAACTGTTGTTCCTGTGATTTTAAGGCCGTGTGTTAGAGCAAAGCAAAGTGAATACCAGTCAATGATCTGTCAACAGTTATTTACTGTTTTACAACAACCATTGAAAGGATAGAAGTGTGTTATAAGAGGCCACTAATGGGGTGGGGTGGTCATTCCCATGTTTgtcttttgctgtttaacgacgcactcagcaatattccagcaaaaggAAGGACATTTCTGTACCGCTATACCAAAATGGAATACGAAGACGTCAGCGGTCCTGCCCAACCGATTCAGTGCACAGTCGAAAAAGATGAAAGCGGTGGCAACGTTTTGTTTAACGATGAGCCTACGATATTCGACGTACTGTAAAgacattgaaatgttttgggttttgtgttgtttttgacATCGCGAAAATGTTTCCTAAAccttatgaaatgaaaacacgTTGTTTACCTGAGGTAACGACCTAAACATGACCACAAGTGGCTTACCCTCACTAGTTAAGATGCAGCAAGGTATTGAAACTGAAATTTGGAACTAGCTTGAATTTTCTTCTGATGTAAGAAATAATGAGAAGCTTGATGAAGCCATTTCTGGGGGAAATCAAAATTGTGTTTGCTTATTTTTATTCagagccacaaccatcactttGGCAAGAAATCGATTTGTAGCATGGGTCGttggagaccaattctaccccagatctaaCACGGATGTGCCAGGTATTCCAAAACAGGTGAGCTTTGAAGGACACTAGTGCAGAGCAATTTCCGTAGCATGGTTCCTCCTTTTGGTCTTGTTTTTTCTTCAGTTTTTAGATTTTTCTACCAGtggcaaagtcgttgttattagtttacggattccaataaatcaaatgtgtgttttttatAATAACAGACCAGTGGCTTAGACATGATTTTTGCTATGACATTTGGGCCAACCGTCAATACTATCTGAaaataaagctttgcaatcccTCGCACTTACacgaaacaaatggcttgctacgtgcctgtagacatcatatttctACATGACATGTTCAAATGTTGAGGTATAAAATTCAGAAACAGCTTCAATTTGGATCAGTCTCTGTCACATTCAGGCAttagaaaaaaactacactgctgagatatcttattacaatcagacaaggaatacttgggatattttcaaataacggCATGTCATAAGCATTCTTACTGTTTAGAAATTCTGTCAATGTGGACAGTAGCCCAGTCCCCGTGTCCGTCATGGTCGAGGGAGTAGGTGCTGACCAACTTGtcgtttggtttcgtaattagaccgttggcgagaaacgtTAATCGCTCCGTATCAGTGCTCCTTTAAATATACACGttgttcatacagatgaaatactCACCAAGATCTGAATCTGACCCgaaaatattcgagtctgaaaCAGATAATGCATCGCCTCTTAAGAAAAGCATGGATAGTAGGAGACCATATTGTAACCCAGATCTATCCCAGTTAGTCGGGGCAGGTGAGCTAACGTGTACAGGCTGCTCATACAGATCAAATACGCACCTTTTTGACCATCTCTGTTGGTGATCACCACGGATGATACGTAATACATGCATTCCAAATCCACTTGCCACCAAGGTAGTGGATAGGTCCCTGTTGGCTGCCCATGGACACAGGAACCCAGGTCATAGTTCGTGTTGGAGTTGCCGTCATTGCCTCTTTCTGGAAGGTCGTAGTCATTACTGTGGGACTGTTTGGAGAACTTGTTCAACGCAATGTTGGCAGCATCAGATTTTACTAAAATGTACATAAGGACCACAATTTGATTGGTAAAGTAGTGTGAAACTAGCCTTAAAGCTTTGGTTCTATCAAATATTACCAAGAATAACCAgcgaggtacgagtgattacgGGAAATATGCCTCAGTTCATATAATGTTCACAGTGCCGAGACTCGGCGAGTCTGAATATTATTTTAACGAGGGTTACACTATTAATAAATGACATGGGCGCTGTGGGAGACTCGCTTGTCACATTTTAACACCACTCGGTCTTTATCTTGTTGCTTCTGAAATTTCCCGAATTCAGTTATAACAACAAATTTTTAGTATTGAATTGCTGTAAAATTCTTTCACTCTTCCAATTAGGTGATCGTCACCTTTAACTAGGTCATTGACCTTGAGCGGGGTTTTCCCCtgtttattacaaacaatgcaaacgattatatttgtatttaaaaggttatttattttgaaaagacTACTAATTATAATGGAATTCTATTTCCAATATTTTCTAATAAAAATAGTATTCTCATTCTTTTTAccttcatgttttctttttttatatctTGGAATGTGCGAGTACAGCACGTTCTATTTATCAATGAAACAGAAATTGTTGTCAATGAACTTGAATCATGAAACGTAGTTCCGTCAACCAATCATATTTCAAGTTCAGTAACCGCTATCATACCTTATCATCTAAAACGACAAACAATATCACTTATCAGAGGGtgaatttgaaattaaaatCACTATAGTTTCAACCTTTCTGTATACAATTCACCTGGGTCCCCTTGCACAATTCTTAGCGCTACGATTATCTTAAGTCAATGTTACTTATCTTGTAGCTAAGGTCACTTTGTTCAAATGGAATCTGATCAGCCCTGAATTTGCtcttcccccgccgtgatattgccggaatattgctaagagcggcgcaaaaccatactctctcactGGCTCTTTTCCTAGGTttgatatcacaatatttgtgaaAGTAAGTTCGACAACAGCAGTACGTTTCACAGACATTCATTATGTAGtgctcactccctcactcacggGCATATGCACTCATTCACATTTTATTCAGAACAATACctgaaaataaatgtgactCGAGAGGAATTCAaagtacaatggaagctgtctaaaccggcactcactggaactgaagaaataatccagtttagacaatgtgccagattaTGGAGCTGATGATACATGTACCAGCCACGTATGGGACAGAGAttatatgccagtgttgacaacttgccggattggacacatgccggttttgacagattCTAACGTACTTATAATTAGCTGCAAAGCTATTACCTTAAATATGCACTGCACTTAACAACAAAGACACGTTGCAATAATAACAAACTTGAATTCGTTTGACATTTCGACACAGATTCTTGTAGTGTTGTCAAGCAACAGTATGACATGAGGTATAGGGGATGTATGCAAAGACGTTAAAGACAAACTAAAATTTATTCCTCACAACATGCATGCTCACATAACTATCATTGAAAATATCCGTAGGGCTACACACAAATAAGTTAAAGGCAAACTAGAATACTTACATAGCTGTCAGTGGAGATACCCACAGAAGTACTCTCAAAGAAGCTATAAGCAAACTATAACcacacagaaaacaaaacatatacttACATAACTCTGTGAGTGAAAATATCCACAGGGTTACACTAACAACAGAGAGACACATCGACCAGTAAGCCATAGTACGACCACACTATTCTTAGAGGACACAGTGTGCACCCCTGCATCCACCTTCTAGATCCGCCTACCTTTCATGTTCTTATCGCGATACACATCTGATCACGGAAAATGTAAATGGAATACACACTGTGGCAAGGATGCACGCAAACGATTTTCATTagataaataatatataatgtattATAATTGGGATCTGTTTACTCTTGTGTTTATGAAACTCCTGGGATTCTCTTTGTTAGTCAGGCACAATGATTGAAATCGTCATTAAATATTGCGTCTATTGTCACTGAAATGCTTCATTTAAAGCTTTTGAACTGAGTGTATATACAAATGGGATTACGctgtcgatgatgatgatgatgataatgatgatgatgatatgtcaACGATGCCATTGTTCCTTACCACATTTCATGTAAAGAAAAACCTGGCTCAGTTTTGAAGGGTTTATATCGAAACGCAGCCCACGTGCCTGCTACACTCGTATATAATGCCAAAAAGCCCAGTATCTCTGCCAGACCGGATATAAATCTGGAGAATGTGCCCTCCGTTTCATCGATGCACGTTAACATGGCGAGGAAATGACACTGGGACTGAGATGGCAGATAATGGCTCTGCATACAGAGTTACACTCAAAGACGTTTAGGCATACGATACAGAATCACACAGAAGAATGGTATATTTACATAACTCCATAACAGGACTTTACGTAACTAAGTGAAAATGTCCCAAAGGTTACACCCAAAGAAGGCAAAGTAGAATGTATTTCCCATATGGTGAAACATTTCCAGTGTCTTACAGATCATTTGTGCAGATGTACACACGTCACTTTTGCCGAATAACCATTTTTTCTGTGTTTCGtcgtctgtgacgtcatcaaacaaCTGAACTTGAGGTCATTGAAGCGGGCTTGTCGTGTTTGACTgcacaaatgtacatgaataaaaCGGATGATAAAGAGATTAATCACCTCCAGCAAGTGTGTCATGACTTATACGAAACTCGTGTGGAATTATGTATTCCTTCGCTCTCGCTCTCGCTCTCGCTCTCGCTCCAGCAATACACAATTTCGCACTCGTTTCGTGTAAGCGGTAAGACTCACTCGCTCGTGTAATAATAGCCATGTTTCCCATACAAGAGAAGAATGCTTACATGTAACTCTATCAGTGAAAATATCCAGAGGGTTACACTCACTGAAGTTAAAGTCAGACAAGAATATACCACAAACAAGAAAAGTATACTCACATAACTCTACATAACTCACAGTGTGATCTGGACCAGTAAGGCATGGCTAGGCCGCACCATTCACTAGTTGTCGCATGTCCCCTTCACTCTAGAGTGATGGGTTATTGATTATGTCATCGAGACACATGTGGTTTGCAATTCCAAGTATCTTTGTGTTTTTTCTCTTGCTTCGTGATGCTTGTCAAATACATTTCAACATACTACACCAATTAGCACATCCCATCACAGAGAATATAAATGGAATGCAAAATGCGACAAGGTCCTCGTAAACGAGATTCACTtcgtaaataataaataatgtatTATAACTGAGATTTTTTTACATTATTGGGAAACTCGTTAGGTTATATACGGTAGTCACTCACAATCATTAAACTATACAAACTGCACCGATTGTTATTGAAAGACCAGTCAGCCGGAACTATGGAGAGACATTGGAAGAGGCAACTGCATTGATTGAAATCACAGACCGTAAACTTTCTTGTAAAGCTTTGGCACTGAGTGCATGGAAATGAATTGAGCATATTTACAGTTTATCATAGAGGTGTAACTGTCTATGATAATGATATGTCAGTGGTATCATTGTTTAACAGCACATCTCCGgtaatgaaacaacatagggTGCAACTTTATTTAAAGCTTTTGGGCTGATTGCATATGTACTAGAGCTGTGACAATATGTCCTAGTATCGATAATCGTCATACTTTATCGAACGATAGATCGTCTTTGATGATGATACGTCAGTGATGCCATTGATAAGTAGCACATGTCAAGTAATAAAAACCAAGGTTTCAGTATGAAGGGTTTGCCCAAATGCATCCCCATGCCTCCTACTCACCCATATCATAAATAAAACGTGTTCAAATGGTATAGAACTTGTGAATATGTCATCCGTTCCACCCATACAAACATGACTGGGAGATAGCTTATATTGGAATGACACGGCGGATAGCTGGGTCTGCATGCAACTGGCGTGTCATTCAAGGCCATCTTTCATCTTGGTTGTGGGGCCTGGATTTTCAAAGGTCTCTTAGcgataagatagtcgtaagtgcgtACATCAACATTAACTTAAAATTATCTTCGAGCTTCGAAACTCAAAGCCCAGGTCACAAACATCACAGACAACATCTGCAGTGGCATTTCCGTTCTTCGGACCTGGACACGGATCCACTCGTCAGACGAAACCAGGTTCCTGTTACAGATGGTCGTCAGGGAGTTTGGAGGCGCATACTAGTATGTGCCGAGGATCATTCATCCTACGGTTTGCCCATGACAGTAAGACAGTCCACTTTGTTACTGGTCGGAATAGAAATGCTCAGATATGAGGAGTATGAGGAAGGCTGAGCAGAAGAGTCAGAGACTGTTGTGATAACAACACCAAACAGAAGCGatctctacacacacacacacacacacacacacacacacacacacacacacacacacacacacacacacacacacacacacacacacacacacactgtcgaCAGGTCTAAGGCTCTTCTGTGCTACCTTTGTGCTTCTTTGTTGTATACCGCCTCTCTTAGCAATATGGAGcaaatatatctgtatataatAAAACCTTAACTAGCTGATAAGCAACTATTAACTTGTCCATTaatattcaataaaatattctttcTTGAAGAGTGTGCATCTTGTTTCAGATATACTGCGAGATGTGCAAGGACCTTGAACCTGGAACCAATGTTCTTTGTAACCTGCTGGAAATGACAAATTTGCACTGTCGTATAGGATATCCCAGTGCATGTTTACCAGTGACATCCCTAAAGAGtctacagcaacccattcttgtaaaagacgactaactggatcggatAGTCAAGCTCGCTGGTTTGGTGAATGCCATCGTATTGCAATTACGTAGACCAGTgcccatgatgtcagtcactgcatTGTCTCGCCTAGACGCGGGTTTGTAACAGACTACCACCTTATACGTAGATaatggctgagtgcggcgtaaaacaacaaacaagtaaacaacGCCAGTACAATTCAGGCCTTTTGCAATCGACGAATAAACAacttgatagtgagtgagtgagtttaggtttacgccgcactcagcaatattacagctatatggcggcggtctgtaaataatcgagtctggaccagacaatccagtgatcaacagcatgagcatcgattgggaaccgatgacatgtgtcaaccaaatcagcgagcctgaccacccgatctcgttactgtactcttacgacaagcctatgAGCCCATGAgaacatgggctgctgaaggtctatcctaccccggaccttcaaggaTCAAAAGCCTTGATAACGCAAGCTGGTTGTGACTGGTTGCACTACATCAATATCCTAAGAAACCCATATCGAAATATAATATTCTTCACATGAGATGTACATGCCATGCGACTAGATTCATCCAAAGGCTTTAACAGAAAACGAAACTGATGAAGTTATGTGCAGCTTGAAAGAGTTAAAAGTCTGCATCGATATATAACTGCCTTTGACATAGAAATAAGTTGAAGAGAGAATCTGCCAAGAATCTCCCCAAGAACCATATCCTTACAAGTATACTTTTaggaaatatttacatgtttaatcTGGATTTGTTCCATGTATTTACAATGCGTCACAGCCCAAATGTCTGAATCGTAACAAAGAAAAGGTTAAACCATAGCATGTAATATTTTGAAGAGATTTACATATGACAAACAACCTACTATTTATTGGTTACTATAGATAGAAGGGCTTCTTTGGCCTGGGGAGCAAGATTAGTCTTTAATCCTTACAAGCCTATTGATGTGAACACAATCGACAAAACCTGTAGTATGAAACAAGATTCTCAAGACCATAAATCTTCTTCTGAAGCTGGAAGCAGTGTCTCTGAGACTGCAGAATCATCACCCTCAAGCATTAGTGCATACAAATGATTAACATCAGGTCAAATAAATATACGACTGCCTCCAAACTGCTCCATACTTTCCATGAGCTGATTAATAAAGATAATGGACAATTGAGGAATAAGGATGCTACTCTGCTGGTTCATATTACAATTAAACTAAGTTGAAAGACCGTACATTAATAGGAGAATGTTACAGAATTTACCACtaacacatttttttcagacATGCCACAAGAATTTTATGATCAACTGTATCAAAGGTTttacaaaatctgtaaacagacAATAAAACCTTCCTCGTGTCGAACGATGTGGCTCGTCTACATGGATATTGATGCATACATGGTTTCAAGCTTGTATCACAACGAATATTATAAAGTCGAATTTCTGTTTGACAATGATACACGTGGGGACAAAACATCAGGGAAACTCGAAGGGAATCACTTTCACATGCATTATTTTACAGAAGAAATGCATAAAAGCCACACGTTTCCTGTCGTTTAAACGCACATTGGTTTCTACAGAAGTAGTTCTATGACGCACTAGCCACACGTTTCCATTACCATTAGACATGAACTGGCAGGAAGCCTCAATGCTGTGTAAGTGGAACCCACTACAGCAGGACATGCGATGACTGGCATGTCCACAGACCTGTGGGCATTCTTCCAGTGATGAAAATCAGTAATACAATCATTAGTAACAACGACTGAGTCAAAACTTACTCTGATCTCCGTTTAAAGAAGGATCGTTGTGGACTATTCGACCGTCCATGTACGTTTGACCTTGAGAACATTTAGataaaatgtttaatttttttacCATAGGCTTCTAGTTCAAATAACTGCGCCATCTGTTTACATACTGTTCGTCCAGAACTGCAAGATGTCGATTTGTAAataacgagtctggaccagaaaatctgGACTAACCA
Above is a genomic segment from Haliotis asinina isolate JCU_RB_2024 chromosome 7, JCU_Hal_asi_v2, whole genome shotgun sequence containing:
- the LOC137291392 gene encoding fucolectin-3-like isoform X1, with product MPYWSRSHCELCRVIVTLWIFSLTELLKSDAANIALNKFSKQSHSNDYDLPERGNDGNSNTNYDLGSCVHGQPTGTYPLPWWQVDLECMYYVSSVVITNRDGQKAWRLHNFTIELYSEDPTVHSNAVAKVCAVYPGTVASGARVTLTCAPGVGGRYLRLQKNSVKTDDAVQFCELEAYGTSNKNSLTTVISGTRSSFSGHPDQRQSGTPTRVETGSPQFCGEVCHRMLCCTGFNFHSIEGSCQFMSNDNGELVANASWNYFSRN
- the LOC137291392 gene encoding fucolectin-7-like isoform X2, encoding MAYWSMCLSVVSVTLWIFSLTELLKSDAANIALNKFSKQSHSNDYDLPERGNDGNSNTNYDLGSCVHGQPTGTYPLPWWQVDLECMYYVSSVVITNRDGQKAWRLHNFTIELYSEDPTVHSNAVAKVCAVYPGTVASGARVTLTCAPGVGGRYLRLQKNSVKTDDAVQFCELEAYGTSNKNSLTTVISGTRSSFSGHPDQRQSGTPTRVETGSPQFCGEVCHRMLCCTGFNFHSIEGSCQFMSNDNGELVANASWNYFSRN